From the Lathyrus oleraceus cultivar Zhongwan6 chromosome 4, CAAS_Psat_ZW6_1.0, whole genome shotgun sequence genome, one window contains:
- the LOC127075898 gene encoding uncharacterized protein LOC127075898, giving the protein MAMKPSSSTTTSVPEIALPEISPEMDSKHTSETLLFFKLMGVGAPFPENCNTDGFLDSFLRNFIKVDLIQPGRISCTVVAKPPLCNGYGTLHGGAVASLVEVLSTACARTVVAEDKQLFLGEISISYLSATPMDEEVVANASVVKSGRNLTVVALEFKLKKTGNLLYLTHVTFYNMPVSSL; this is encoded by the exons ATGGCGATGAAACCTTCCTCCTCCACCACCACCTCCGTCCCTGAAATTGCGTTGCCGGAAATATCTCCGGAAATGGACTCAAAACACACTTCCGAGACGCTATTGTTTTTCAAGCTTATGGGTGTTGGCGCTCCCTTTCCTGAAAACTGCAACACCGATGGTTTTCTCGACTCTTTCCTTCGGAATTTCATCAAAGTCGATCTAATCCAACCTGGTCGAATCTCTTGTACTGTTGTCGCTAAACCACCTCTCTGT AATGGCTATGGAACACTGCATGGAGGAGCGGTTGCGTCTTTGGTTGAGGTTCTGTCAACTGCTTGTGCTAGGACTGTAGTTGCGGAGGACAAACAACTTTTTCTTGGGGAAATTAGCATTTCTTACCTCTCTGCCACTCCTATGGAT GAAGAAGTGGTAGCTAATGCTTCTGTGGTGAAGAGTGGAAGAAATTTGACTGTAGTTGCACTTGAATTTAAACTGAAGAAAACTGGGAATTTGCTTTATCTTACTCATGTTACCTTCTATAATATGCCAGTTTCCAGCTTATGA